From the genome of Bactrocera oleae isolate idBacOlea1 chromosome 2, idBacOlea1, whole genome shotgun sequence, one region includes:
- the LOC106625585 gene encoding uncharacterized protein CG45078-like isoform X5 translates to MVYESGFTTRRTYTSRPIVSSYAVSSKTPIDWEKSPYVPRPSLVADPITAFGTYRPERAQRKSSILDPINRAAIKPNYRILHEPIKPYVPARDQNRERVLNMVRQHIDTVEAGGNTAARTSRDSLDTVLPHLHRAVSESLPIKREIFRNERSGATIMKYYY, encoded by the exons ACCAGCAGGCCTATTGTTAGCTCATATGCCGTGTCG AGCAAAACGCCAATTGACTGGGAGAAAAGCCCATATGTTCCACGACCCTCGCTTGTTGCGGACCCCATTACGGCTTTTGGGACTTATCGCCCCGAACGCGCACAGCGAAAAAGCTCTATACTTGACCCGATTAACCGTGCCGCAATTAAGCCAAATTATCGTATATTACATGAGCCTATAAAGCCTTACGTGCCGGCCAGAGATCAAAATAGAGAGCGTGTTTTAAATATGGTCCGCCAACATATTGACACCGTCGAAGCTGGAGGAAATACGGCAGCTCGGACATCCCGTGACAGTCTCGATACAGTGCTGCCACATTTACATCGTGCCGTATCGGAAAGCTTGCCTATAAAACGAgaaattttccgaaatgaaCGTTCTGGTGCCACAATTATGAAATATTACTATTAA
- the LOC106625585 gene encoding protein anoxia up-regulated-like isoform X6, translating to MVYESGFTTRRTYTSRPIVSSYAVSTPRLDLCTERPGTHRQRGSNDYSYSYKSNVEKSSYDSSNARPERSTYSSAVESSSRSGPGGSYNYSTERTSTTGVGPGGYSYSSTTSGNLPGGTRFRHFSYHV from the exons ACCAGCAGGCCTATTGTTAGCTCATATGCCGTGTCG ACTCCACGTTTGGACTTATGTACTGAAAGGCCAGGTACTCATCGTCAGAGAGGTTCTAATGACTATTCATACTCTTACAAGTCGAATGTCGAAAAGAGCTCATACGACTCTAGCAATGCAAGACCTGAACGCTCCACGTACTCATCCGCCGTTGAGTCATCTTCTCGTTCTGGTCCAGGAGGATCCTACAATTACAGCACCGAAAGAACTAGCACTACAGGAGTGGGACCAGGTGGCTATAGCTATTCATCAACAACTTCTGGTAATCTTCCTGGAGGCACCAGATTCCGACATTTTTCATATCATGTCTAA